A window of Rhizobium sp. CC-YZS058 genomic DNA:
CTTGCGCGGTCTGCTCGGAGAGGGCGACGTCCTCACCGAGCCCTCTGCCATGGCAGCCTATGTCACCGGAGCGCGCTACGATGCGGGCCAGGCGATGGCAGTTCTCCGTCCGCGCTCGACCGCGGAGGTATCCGCAGCCGTCGCCTATTGCGTGACGAACGGTCTCGCGCTGGTGCCTCAGTCGGGCAATACCGGCCTCGTCTCCGGCTCGACGCCGGATATGAGCGGCGAAGCCATCGTGCTCAGCCTCGACCGGATGGCAAAGCAGTTCGCGCTGGATGCCGACAATCGCTCGGTCCGGCTCGATGCCGGCTTCACGCTTTCGGAGGTCAACCGGCGGCTGGAGGCCGAGGGGCTGTTCTTCCCGATCGATCTCGGCGCGGATCCGAGGATCGGCGGCATGATTGCCACCAACACCGGCGGCTCGCGCTTCCTGAAATACGGTGATGTGCGGCAAAACGTGCTCGGCCTGACCGTGGTACTGGCCGATGCGGAGGGCTCGGTTCTGACCCTCGGATCGCCGCTGCGCAAGAACAACACCGGCATCGACTGGAAGCAGATCTTCATCGGCACCTCCGGTGTCTTCGGCATCGTCACCGAGTGCATCCTCAACCTGGAGCGACTGCCGCAGCAAAGTGCGGCTGCCTATCTGGTGCCGTCCAGCGCCGATGCGGTCATGCCGCTGCTGCGGATGATGGAGGAGCGGCTGGGCGACATGCTCTCCGCCTTCGAAGGCATGTCCGCGCCCGCCATCCGCGCGGCGCTTGCCCATGTTCCGGCGCTCCGCAACCCGTTCCAGGGCGGTCATGTTCCGGATTACGTCATTCTTGCCGAACTGAGCCGAACCTCCGCCCCGCGCGAGGGGGAGGAGAGCCTTGAAACGGTAATGGAGGCCGTGCTGGGCGCGATCTTCGAGGACGAGGCAGCGCTGCTTGCCGATGCCTTCGTCGGCCCGCCGCAGGAAATGTGGGCGCTGCGCCATGCTTTGTCGGAAGGCGTCAAGCATTCCGGCCGGCTGATCGCCTTCGACGTCGCCTTTGCCCGCGGCGACATCATGCGCTTCTGCACGCGCATGAAGGAGGAGATGCCTTCGCGCTTCCCGCAGGTGACCATCTGCGATTTCGGCCATATCGGCGATGGTGGCGTGCACCTGAACCTGGTCGTTCCGCCGGAGAGTGACGGCCTGGCGGACGGGTCGCTCGAAAAGGCGCTGCGCGATTGGGTCTATGCCGTGACGGTCGAGGAATTCGGCGGCAGTTTCAGCGCCGAACACGCGATCGGCCGCAAGAACCAGCATTATTACGATCTCTACACGCCGGCCCGGCTGAAGACGCTCGCGGCCGGGCTGAAACCGATCCTCTCGCCCGGTGCGCTCGGCACCGTGCGCTTCGGCTGAGAGCCCACCGATCAACGCAGGGCGGGTTTGGCGGGCAGTCTGCCCGGATCCCGCTCTTCTTCTCTACGTTTCAAGGAGTTTTCCATGACCATCGCCACCCAGCCCTTCGACCTCGTCTCGGAAACCAAGTCCCTGCTCGGCCGGCTCGGCGTCGAAGCCGCGCTCTATACGGGCGGTGACATGCCGTCCTTCTCTCCGGTGACCGGCGAGGAGATCGCCCGGCTGAAGACGGTCGATGCTGCGGCCGCCGGCGCGCAGATCGACGCAGCGCATGAGGCCTTCAAGGCCTGGCGCCTGGTTCCGGCCCCGCGCCGTGGCGAGCTGGTTCGCCTGCTCGGCGAGGAGTTGCGGGCGCACAAGGCCGATCTCGGCCGTCTGGTCTCGCTCGAGGCCGGCAAGATCCCGTCCGAAGGCCTGGGTGAAGTGCAGGAAATGATCGACATCTGCGATTTCGCGGTCGGTCTCTCCCGCCAGCTCTACGGCCTGACGATTGCCACCGAACGCCCTGGCCACCGGATGATGGAAACCTGGCATCCGCTCGGCGTCGTCGGCATCATCTCCGCCTTCAACTTCCCCGTCGCCGTCTGGTCCTGGAATGCCGCGCTGGCGCTTGTCTGCGGCGATGCCGTCGTCTGGAAGCCGTCCGAGAAGACGCCGCTGACCGCGCTTGCCTGCCAGGCAATTCTCGAAAAGGCGCTGAAGCGCTTCGGCGAGGCGCCCGAGGGACTATCTCAGGTGCTGATCGGTGATCGCGCCATCGGCGAAGTCCTCGTCGATCATCCCAAGGTTCCGCTCGTCTCCGCCACCGGCTCCACCCGCATGGGCCGCGAAGTCGGTCCGCGGCTCGCCAAGCGTTTTGCACGGGCCATTCTTGAACTCGGCGGCAACAATGGCGGCATCGTCTGCCCGTCCGCCGATCTCGACATGGCGCTGCGCGCCATCGCCTTCGGCGCCATGGGCACGGCCGGCCAGCGCTGCACCACATTGCGCCGCCTCTTCGTGCATGAAAGCGTCTACGATGCGCTGCTGCCGCGTCTCAAGAAGGCCTATCAGAGCGTCTCCGTCGGCAATCCGCTGACCTCCTCGGCTCTTGTCGGCCCGCTGGTCGACAAGCAGGCCTTTGCCGGCATGCAGAAGGCGCTCGAAGAGGCGAAGGCGCATGGCGGCGCGGTCACCGGTGGCGAGCGCGTCGATCTCGGCTTCGAGAAGGGCTACTACGTCAAGCCGGCGCTGGTCGAGATGCCCGCCCAGGAAGGCCCGGTCCTCGAAGAAACCTTCGCGCCGATCCTCTATGTGATGAAGTACAGCGATTTCGACGCGGCGCTGGCGCAGCACAATGCGGTGGCCGCCGGTCTCTCCTCCTCGATCTTTACCCGTGACATGCAGGAATCCGAACGGTTCCTGGCCTCCGACGGCTCCGATTGCGGCATTGCCAATGTCAACATCGGCACCTCCGGTGCCGAAATCGGCGGCGCCTTCGGTGGCGAGAAGGAAACCGGCGGCGGCCGCGAATCCGGCTCGGATGCCTGGAAGGCCTATATGCGCCGGGCAACCAACACCGTAAATTATTCGAAGGCTCTGCCGCTCGCCCAGGGCGTCTCCTTCGACATCGACTGATCCGGTCACAGTCTCGCAAGGCTCGGCCGCGGCGCGCAACAGCTTTTGCGCGCCGCGGCAAATCCTGTTATTTCGACCCGAACCGCGCCGCCGAAAGCAGCGCTCACGTTCGGTTCAGGCGGCACGATCCGCCGTGGCCGGACAGGCTCGAGGGATCGCATATCCATGTTCGCCAGTCTGAGGCCGACGACGACCATCGTCGAGACGCGCTCGGCGCAGAGTTTCGAACCCGCCCATTCCGCCTATTATGCCGGCCGGCCCGGCAAGCCGCTGCAGCTTCTGCTGCAGGCCCGGCATGATTTTCTCTCGGTCTGGCGCGAGAGCGACTATACCGATCGCATCTCCTCGATCTCGCTCTTCAAGCGGCAGCTGGTCGTGGTCAATTCACCCGAGGCGATCCGCTATGTGGTCGCCAAGCGGCACGAAAACTTCGAGCGCAAGACGCCGCAGATGCGCCGAGCTCTGGAGTTCCTCCTCGGCGACGGCCTGTTCATCTCCGATGGTGAGACCTGGAAGCAGCGCCGGCCCCTGGTCAACGACATCGTCCACAAGAACCGCCTGCCGGTCTTCGGCAAGATCATGGAAACGACGGCGAGCGAGCTTGCCGAGCGCTGGTCAGGCCTGCCAGATGGCGCGCCGGTCAATGCGCTGTTCGAAATGGCCGGGCTGACGGCCGAGATCATCTCCCGTTCGGTCTTCGGCAATGATCTCGGCGAGGAGGCTGCGGGTGCCGTGACCGAAGGGTTCGAGCGCTATCAATCGCTGATCGACAGCATCAATATCGGCTATTTCCTCGGCTTCGACGAGGGCCTGCCGGTGCGCCGGTCACGTAAGTTGAAGCAGTCGGTCGAGCGCATCCACACGATCATCGACAAGGTGGTCGAGGATCACCTGGCCGGGCGCGGCGACCATAATTCGATGGTGGAACTGCTTGTGCGCCGCCAGGAGCGCAATCCCGAGCTCAAGCTGGATGTTGTGGCGCTGCGCAACGAGGCGGCGACGATCTTCATGGCCGGGCACGAGACCACGGCGGCGACGCTCACCTGGGCCTGGTATCTGCTCGCCCGCGCGCCCTGGGTCGAACGGGCCCTGCATGAGGAGATCGCCCGCGTCTGCGGAAACCGGGCCCCGACGCTCGACGACCTGCCGGCGCTCGACTGGTGCCGGGCGGTGATCGAGGAGACGCTGCGCCTGTATCCCCCGGTTCCCATTCTCGCCCGCCAGGCCAAGGAGGCCGACCGGATCGGCGACATCGACGTCAAGCCCGCCTCGCTGATCCTCATCGTGCCTTGGCTCCTGCATCGCACCGAAGCCTTCTTCAAGGATGCCCATCAGTTCAAGCCCGAGCGGTTCCTGACCGGGGCGCCGCGGCCCACGCCCTATAGCTACATTCCCTTCGCCAGCGGCCCGCGCGTCTGCCCCGGCCTCCAGTTCGGGCTGAACGAGGCGATCCTGTGCCTGGCGATCCTCGCGCAGCGCTTCGTCCTGCGCGTGCCGGAAACGGTCAAGGTCGAGCCGCAGTGCCGGTTGACGCTGCGTCCGCGCGGCGGCATGCCCGTGACGCTGCATCGGCGGGGCTGACACCTTGGTCAAGCGCGAGCGAACGACCGAGCGACGGGCCTGGACCTATGCGCCGGCGCCCGTGCCGGATCTTGCCGCCTTCCGTGCGGGCGGAGCGGCCCGTCGCGCCTTTCTGCGCTACTGGACCCTTGGAATCGCGAAGGAAGGAGCGGATCTCGCGCTGTTCTTCCTCATGAAACTCCTGCCCGCCCGCCTCTGCTCCGATCTCGGCGCGCGGCTCGGCGCTTTCGCCTTTCCCCGCTGGCACAAGACCGCAATCGCCCGCACCCGTGCCAACCTTGCGCGATTGATGCCGGATGCGACGTCTTCCGAGCGAGACGCCCTGATGCGTCGCAACTGGGAAAATCAGGGTCGGCTGATGACCGAGTTTTCCGTCGTCAACCGCATGGCGGGTGATCGCCGCCGGGTCACGGTCGAGGGTGAACGAGGCATTGCAGAGGCCGTGGCCCGCGGCCCGCTCATCCTGATGGGCGTGCATACGGGGAATTGGGAGCTGATCTGGCCTGTGGTCAGTCGTCTCGGAATACGGGCTGCGCTCAATTACGCGCCGCCGAAAAGCCCCGTGCGCCACTGGATCGCGCGGCATGTGCGGCGACGAGCGGGCATCGATCTGCTGCCGCCCGGGCGCGCGGCCGTCCGCCCTGCTCTAAAGCGCCTGCAGGCGGGTGGAACCGTGATCATCTTTTGCGACGAGGGGCTGCAGGGCCGCATCCGAGGCCCGTTTCTCGGTCGCCCGCCGCATCTGGAGGGAAACCTCGCTCTCGTGGCCCGCCTTGCGCGCCTGACAGGGGCCGCGCTCTGCCCCATTCATGTGGAGCGGCACGGCGCCACCCGCTTCCACGTCAGGGCCGGCTCACCCTTTCATTTGCCGGAGACGAGCGATCCGGAGTCAGCGCTCCTCGACGATGTGGTGCGTCTCAATGCCCTGATCGAGCCGATCGTGCGCGCCCATCTCGATCAGTGGTATTTCCTCGACAGCGGATTGTGACGGGATCAGCGGGCCGATGCGGCACCGGTGCCGTCCGTTGAGGAAAGCGACAGCACGAACTCGGCCAGGCGCTCGCCAGCCTCATGCAGCGGACCGCTATTGTCGATCGTCGTCATTCCCAGCCGCGTTTCGCATTCCAGCACCTGCCGCTCCAGCCGGCGGCGGATCTCGGCGGCGCTCTCCCGGCCGCGACTGGCGAGCCGCTCGGCGATGATGTCCGGCCTGGCGACGATATTGACGATGGCGAGCCTCGGATAGACGGCCTCGAAGCGGGCGAGCACCGCCCGGCTGCCATTGGCGATCAGCGTCTGCCCCTCTTCGCAGGCGGCGATGGTCTCAGCCGGAATGCCATAGGCCAGACCATGAGCCTGCCAGGCCACCGCAAAACCGCCCTGCGCGTCGCGCGCCCGGAAGTCGTCCGGCGACATGGCTTCGTGCGCCTCGCCGCCGGCATCGGCAGGGCGGGTGATGGCGCGGCGAACCAGCGTGACGGCCAAGCGGCCTTCGAGCCGATGCAGGGCGTCGGCGATCACGCTGTCCTTGCCGGCGCCGCTCGGGCCGACGACGACGATCATCACGCCCTGTTGCGGCCTGCTCATGCCACTCTTCTCCCATCGCGCCAAACGCCCCGGACGATCGGAACGTCGGACCGGCGCTCGACACGCACGAGATCGGCCTTCAATCCCGGGGCGATCCGGCCGCGATCGTCGAGCCCCACCGTTTTGGCCGGCGTCGAGGTGACCATGGCGATGGCCGCAGGCAGGCTCAGCGTGTCGATCTCGTCGGCAAGCAGGAAGGGAGCGTGAATCAGGCTGAAAGGGACATAATCGGAAGAAAGCACGTCGAGCACGCCATGCCGGGCCAGGTCAGCAGCGGCGATATTGCCGGAATGAGAGCCGCCGCGAACCACATTCGGCGCCCCCATGAGCACGCTGAGGCCCGCCTCGTGCGACAGAGTTGCCGCCTCCAGGCTCGTCGGGAATTCTGCCAGCCGCACGCCAAGCGCAATCGACTCCTCGACATGCGCTGTCGTGGCGTCGTCATGGCTGGCCACCGGAATGCCGCGCTCTGCGCAGAGCGCGCTGAGGGTCGCACGATGGCGGGCGGAGTTGCGGGCGGACAGGTCGAGCTGGCGCTCGACGAAGACGGCAAACGCCTCGTCGCTCAAGCCGCGCTTCGTCTTGTAGTAGAAGATATACTGGTCCATCGTCTGGAACTGACGCTGGCCGGGGGCATGGTCCATCAAGGAGATCAGGCCAACCTGCGGATCGTCGCGAAAGGCGTCGAACTGATCGAGCACATTGTCCATCGACACCTCGCAGCGCAGATGAATGCGATGCTCGGCGCGCAGCCGGTTTTCGCCAGTAGCCTCGGCCAGCGCATCGGCCATGGCCCGCATCTCGCCAGTCTTGAAGCCATCGCCGTCATCATCGCTCCCGAGCCGCAGGCAGTCGAAGACCGTGGTGATGCCGGAGCCGGCAATCTGCGTGTCATAGGCCTGGATCGCCGCCATCTTCCCCCAGCGCAGGCCGGGACGGGGCGAATAATGGCTTTCCAGATGGTCGGTGTGCAGTTCCACCAGGCCGGGGATCAGGTAATCCCCGCCAAGATCCTCACCGCCCGTGGCCGGACCCGGCTGGATTTCGACGATCCGCCCCTCGCGAACGAGAAGCGATCCCTCGACGATCTGGTCCTCCAGGACGATCCGGGCATTGGTGTAGACTTGCTCCTGCGGCACTCAAAGTTCTCCTGTTTCGGCATCGCCAAGCGGCATCAGCGAATGGACGGCGAAGGGCGCGCCGCGCCGCTCTTCGGTAAAAAGGGCAAGGGCGGTGACGGCAAGCGGCCGACCGAGGAAGCCGGCAAAGGCTTCCTCGAGCACGGCGCGCACCGCCGCGCGCCGCTCCTCCGGCACGGGGCCGGTCAAGGTCATGTGGAAGCGGAACTCGTCGAACACATAGGGGTAGCCCCAGCTTTCGAGATTTCCTCTCTGCGTCGGCGTCAGGCGCTCCGGGTTGCGCCGCGCCACGTCTTCGTCCGACAAGGCAGCCCGAAAGGGCTCGAAGCGGCGCACCGTTTCGGCGGCAAAGCGATCGAGTGCAGGGCAGGGTGCGCCGGGGACAAGGGCGAAGAACGGACCGAGTGCGTCCAGCGTCAGCTGAGGGATCTCGAAAGGCGCGCTCTCGGCGGCAAACTCGTCCATGGCCTCCAGCAGATCAGCCTCGCTGCGCCCCGCTGCCAGGCTGAACGGAGCCTTGAGCGTCGCATGAAAGCCATAGCGCCGCGGCTCCGCGGTCAATGCGCCGATCTCTTCCCGGGTGAAACCATCGATGTCCGTCGGAGCGACCTGTCCGGCCAGAAAGGCATCGCGGCCGAGCCAGGCGACCGCCGCCAAAGTCAGCGGATCGTCCTTCGGCGGGGAAAAGTAAAGCGCATAGCGCATGGCAACCTCGATCGGCTTGGCCCCGGCGCGGCTCTGCCTGCAGGGGAGGGGGAAGACGACTGAGAAGGGATTCGCACCGCGATTGCAATCGCCGATCCGGTCCCGACCGTCCTGCGCTGCTGCCTCTCATCCTTTCATGACGCAGGCATGACGGCGGGCATATCAGGCCTTCGGGTTGCCAAGCCCATCCAGCGCCTGTTCGATCACCGCAGTCAGCGGACGATCGATATCAACGGTGACGACCAGCGGCTCGCCGGTCGGCGGTTCCAGTGTGGCGAGCTGGCTGTCGAGCAGGGAGGTGGGCATGAAATGGCCGGTTCGGTGGCCCATGCGGCTTTCAAGCACCGCGCGGCTGCCGGTGAGAAAGACGAATCGCAGGGGACGCCCGGCGCCGGCCCGCAGCCGATCGCGATAGCTGCGTTTCAGGGCAGAACAGGAGACAACGACACCGCGCCCCTCTCTCGCCTCGGCAAGCCGTGCGGCCACCCTGTCGAGCCAGGGCCAGCGATCC
This region includes:
- a CDS encoding lipid A biosynthesis lauroyl acyltransferase; this encodes MVKRERTTERRAWTYAPAPVPDLAAFRAGGAARRAFLRYWTLGIAKEGADLALFFLMKLLPARLCSDLGARLGAFAFPRWHKTAIARTRANLARLMPDATSSERDALMRRNWENQGRLMTEFSVVNRMAGDRRRVTVEGERGIAEAVARGPLILMGVHTGNWELIWPVVSRLGIRAALNYAPPKSPVRHWIARHVRRRAGIDLLPPGRAAVRPALKRLQAGGTVIIFCDEGLQGRIRGPFLGRPPHLEGNLALVARLARLTGAALCPIHVERHGATRFHVRAGSPFHLPETSDPESALLDDVVRLNALIEPIVRAHLDQWYFLDSGL
- a CDS encoding alpha-D-ribose 1-methylphosphonate 5-triphosphate diphosphatase, coding for MPQEQVYTNARIVLEDQIVEGSLLVREGRIVEIQPGPATGGEDLGGDYLIPGLVELHTDHLESHYSPRPGLRWGKMAAIQAYDTQIAGSGITTVFDCLRLGSDDDGDGFKTGEMRAMADALAEATGENRLRAEHRIHLRCEVSMDNVLDQFDAFRDDPQVGLISLMDHAPGQRQFQTMDQYIFYYKTKRGLSDEAFAVFVERQLDLSARNSARHRATLSALCAERGIPVASHDDATTAHVEESIALGVRLAEFPTSLEAATLSHEAGLSVLMGAPNVVRGGSHSGNIAAADLARHGVLDVLSSDYVPFSLIHAPFLLADEIDTLSLPAAIAMVTSTPAKTVGLDDRGRIAPGLKADLVRVERRSDVPIVRGVWRDGRRVA
- a CDS encoding aldehyde dehydrogenase family protein produces the protein MTIATQPFDLVSETKSLLGRLGVEAALYTGGDMPSFSPVTGEEIARLKTVDAAAAGAQIDAAHEAFKAWRLVPAPRRGELVRLLGEELRAHKADLGRLVSLEAGKIPSEGLGEVQEMIDICDFAVGLSRQLYGLTIATERPGHRMMETWHPLGVVGIISAFNFPVAVWSWNAALALVCGDAVVWKPSEKTPLTALACQAILEKALKRFGEAPEGLSQVLIGDRAIGEVLVDHPKVPLVSATGSTRMGREVGPRLAKRFARAILELGGNNGGIVCPSADLDMALRAIAFGAMGTAGQRCTTLRRLFVHESVYDALLPRLKKAYQSVSVGNPLTSSALVGPLVDKQAFAGMQKALEEAKAHGGAVTGGERVDLGFEKGYYVKPALVEMPAQEGPVLEETFAPILYVMKYSDFDAALAQHNAVAAGLSSSIFTRDMQESERFLASDGSDCGIANVNIGTSGAEIGGAFGGEKETGGGRESGSDAWKAYMRRATNTVNYSKALPLAQGVSFDID
- a CDS encoding cytochrome P450, translating into MFASLRPTTTIVETRSAQSFEPAHSAYYAGRPGKPLQLLLQARHDFLSVWRESDYTDRISSISLFKRQLVVVNSPEAIRYVVAKRHENFERKTPQMRRALEFLLGDGLFISDGETWKQRRPLVNDIVHKNRLPVFGKIMETTASELAERWSGLPDGAPVNALFEMAGLTAEIISRSVFGNDLGEEAAGAVTEGFERYQSLIDSINIGYFLGFDEGLPVRRSRKLKQSVERIHTIIDKVVEDHLAGRGDHNSMVELLVRRQERNPELKLDVVALRNEAATIFMAGHETTAATLTWAWYLLARAPWVERALHEEIARVCGNRAPTLDDLPALDWCRAVIEETLRLYPPVPILARQAKEADRIGDIDVKPASLILIVPWLLHRTEAFFKDAHQFKPERFLTGAPRPTPYSYIPFASGPRVCPGLQFGLNEAILCLAILAQRFVLRVPETVKVEPQCRLTLRPRGGMPVTLHRRG
- the phnN gene encoding phosphonate metabolism protein/1,5-bisphosphokinase (PRPP-forming) PhnN, with the translated sequence MSRPQQGVMIVVVGPSGAGKDSVIADALHRLEGRLAVTLVRRAITRPADAGGEAHEAMSPDDFRARDAQGGFAVAWQAHGLAYGIPAETIAACEEGQTLIANGSRAVLARFEAVYPRLAIVNIVARPDIIAERLASRGRESAAEIRRRLERQVLECETRLGMTTIDNSGPLHEAGERLAEFVLSLSSTDGTGAASAR
- a CDS encoding DUF1045 domain-containing protein translates to MRYALYFSPPKDDPLTLAAVAWLGRDAFLAGQVAPTDIDGFTREEIGALTAEPRRYGFHATLKAPFSLAAGRSEADLLEAMDEFAAESAPFEIPQLTLDALGPFFALVPGAPCPALDRFAAETVRRFEPFRAALSDEDVARRNPERLTPTQRGNLESWGYPYVFDEFRFHMTLTGPVPEERRAAVRAVLEEAFAGFLGRPLAVTALALFTEERRGAPFAVHSLMPLGDAETGEL
- a CDS encoding FAD-binding oxidoreductase; the protein is MSRDVHLAALRGLLGEGDVLTEPSAMAAYVTGARYDAGQAMAVLRPRSTAEVSAAVAYCVTNGLALVPQSGNTGLVSGSTPDMSGEAIVLSLDRMAKQFALDADNRSVRLDAGFTLSEVNRRLEAEGLFFPIDLGADPRIGGMIATNTGGSRFLKYGDVRQNVLGLTVVLADAEGSVLTLGSPLRKNNTGIDWKQIFIGTSGVFGIVTECILNLERLPQQSAAAYLVPSSADAVMPLLRMMEERLGDMLSAFEGMSAPAIRAALAHVPALRNPFQGGHVPDYVILAELSRTSAPREGEESLETVMEAVLGAIFEDEAALLADAFVGPPQEMWALRHALSEGVKHSGRLIAFDVAFARGDIMRFCTRMKEEMPSRFPQVTICDFGHIGDGGVHLNLVVPPESDGLADGSLEKALRDWVYAVTVEEFGGSFSAEHAIGRKNQHYYDLYTPARLKTLAAGLKPILSPGALGTVRFG
- a CDS encoding gluconokinase — protein: MAQKEEPQGPIVVMGVSGCGKSSVGLGIATALGLDFVEGDALHPPENIALMSAGIPLTDADRWPWLDRVAARLAEAREGRGVVVSCSALKRSYRDRLRAGAGRPLRFVFLTGSRAVLESRMGHRTGHFMPTSLLDSQLATLEPPTGEPLVVTVDIDRPLTAVIEQALDGLGNPKA